A DNA window from Sylvia atricapilla isolate bSylAtr1 chromosome 6, bSylAtr1.pri, whole genome shotgun sequence contains the following coding sequences:
- the NPC2 gene encoding NPC intracellular cholesterol transporter 2 isoform X1 — MVPSPLALLLALGAAATALAEPLRFVDCGSIDGSIQEVNVSPCPTQPCLLHKGTSYSINVTFASKIESQGSKARVYGEMLHVDIPFPIPEPDGCKSGIQCPIQKGHSYSYLNKLPVKSEYPSIKLIVKWELVDDQDQLLFCWKIPVQITS, encoded by the exons atggtGCCGTCCCCGCTCGCCCTGCTCCTGGCGCTGggcgccgccgccaccgccctGGCCGAGCCCCTCCGCTTCGTTGACTGCG GTTCCATAGACGGCAGCATCCAGGAGGTGAACGTGAGCCCCTGCCCCACTCAGCCCTGCTTGCTCCACAAGGGAACATCCTACAGCATCAACGTCACCTTCGCCAGCA AGATCGAGAGCCAGGGCAGTAAAGCGCGGGTGTATGGGGAGATGCTGCATGTGGATATACCCTTCCCTATTCCTGAGCCTGATGGATGCAAGTCCGGGATCCAGTGCCCCATTCAGAAGGGCCATTCCTACAGCTACCTGAATAAACTCCCTGTGAAGAGCGAGTACCCCAGT ATTAAACTGATTGTGAAGTGGGAGCTGGTAGATGACCAGGACCAGTTGTTATTCTGCTGGAAGATACCAGTGCAGATTACCAGCTGA
- the NPC2 gene encoding NPC intracellular cholesterol transporter 2 isoform X2: MVPSPLALLLALGAAATALAEPLRFVDCGSIDGSIQEVNVSPCPTQPCLLHKGTSYSINVTFASKIESQGSKARVYGEMLHVDIPFPIPEPDGCKSGIQCPIQKGHSYSYLNKLPVKSEYPSVSMQAAGQLLSYCLYRSSLTTCL; the protein is encoded by the exons atggtGCCGTCCCCGCTCGCCCTGCTCCTGGCGCTGggcgccgccgccaccgccctGGCCGAGCCCCTCCGCTTCGTTGACTGCG GTTCCATAGACGGCAGCATCCAGGAGGTGAACGTGAGCCCCTGCCCCACTCAGCCCTGCTTGCTCCACAAGGGAACATCCTACAGCATCAACGTCACCTTCGCCAGCA AGATCGAGAGCCAGGGCAGTAAAGCGCGGGTGTATGGGGAGATGCTGCATGTGGATATACCCTTCCCTATTCCTGAGCCTGATGGATGCAAGTCCGGGATCCAGTGCCCCATTCAGAAGGGCCATTCCTACAGCTACCTGAATAAACTCCCTGTGAAGAGCGAGTACCCCAGTGTAAGTATGCAGGCAGCTGGTCAGCTTCTCAGCTACTGCCTATACAGGAGTAGTCTCACCACCTGCCTTTAA
- the NPC2 gene encoding NPC intracellular cholesterol transporter 2 isoform X3, whose protein sequence is MVPSPLALLLALGAAATALAEPLRFVDCGSIDGSIQEVNVSPCPTQPCLLHKGTSYSINVTFASSKERIPSGSGQGRRSRARAVKRGCMGRCCMWIYPSLFLSLMDASPGSSAPFRRAIPTAT, encoded by the exons atggtGCCGTCCCCGCTCGCCCTGCTCCTGGCGCTGggcgccgccgccaccgccctGGCCGAGCCCCTCCGCTTCGTTGACTGCG GTTCCATAGACGGCAGCATCCAGGAGGTGAACGTGAGCCCCTGCCCCACTCAGCCCTGCTTGCTCCACAAGGGAACATCCTACAGCATCAACGTCACCTTCGCCAGCAGTAAGGAGCGCATCCCCAGCGGGAGCGGGCAGGGGCGG AGATCGAGAGCCAGGGCAGTAAAGCGCGGGTGTATGGGGAGATGCTGCATGTGGATATACCCTTCCCTATTCCTGAGCCTGATGGATGCAAGTCCGGGATCCAGTGCCCCATTCAGAAGGGCCATTCCTACAGCTACCTGA
- the ISCA2 gene encoding iron-sulfur cluster assembly 2 homolog, mitochondrial has product MAAGRGCAVMAAPAALRRCWMLALRMSPLSGRGWWRQGPSGGADPSEALPLPSSRGRRCSASLWPGRALPRAPAGPARPPGSVLRWASSLSEPGPTESGPSEGQIFLSESCVKRLLEIAEGSEFLRLQVEGGGCSGFQYKFSLDTVINPDDRVFEQGGARVVVDVDSLAFVKGSMVDFSQELIRSSFQVVSNPQAEKGCSCGTSFSVKF; this is encoded by the exons atggcggcggggcggggctgTGCTGTCATGGCGGCGCCGGCGGCGCTGAGGCGGTGCTGGATGCTGGCGCTGAG AATGTCCCCGCTGAGCGGCAGGGGGTGGTGGCGGCAGGGACCCTCCGGCGGCGCGGACCCCTCTGAGGCGCTCCCTCTCCCTTCTTCCCGAGGCAGGCGGTGCTCCGCTTCGCTGTGGCCGGGCCGAGCGCTGCCGAGGGCCCCGgccggccctgcccgcccgcccggcTCCGTGCTGCGCTGGGCGTCCTCCCTCTCGGAGCCGGGCCCGACGGAGAGCGGCCCCAGCGAAGGACAGATCTTCCTCAGCGAGAGCTGCGTGAAG aggctgctggagaTCGCAGAAGGATCAGAGTTTCTCAGGCTGCAGGTGGAGGGAGGTGGCTGCTCTGGCTTCCAGTACAAGTTTTCATTGGACACAGTTATTAATCCTGATGACAG AGTGTTTGAACAAGGTGGTGCCCGTGTGGTTGTGGATGTGGACAGCCTGGCCTTTGTGAAAGGATCCATGGTGGATTTCAGCCAAGAGCTGATCCGAAGCTCCTTCCAGGTGGTGAGCAACCCCCAGGCAGAGAAGGGTTGCTCATGTGGGACTTCCTTCTCTGTCAAATTCTGA